One window of Candidatus Regiella endosymbiont of Tuberolachnus salignus genomic DNA carries:
- the plsB gene encoding glycerol-3-phosphate 1-O-acyltransferase PlsB, with protein sequence MSGWRKIYYKLLNLPLNVLVKSKPIPADMLTVLGLDPLCPILYVLPYYAKADLLTLRTQCLVRDLPDPLTPLEIAGRQLPRYICLANGAKTAPDGQFKTLFHHYLDLYQVNPKLDLQILPVTVMFGRSPGRENNNPPYFRLLKGLRKFFTLLWLGRDTFVHFSAKVSLRALANEHGQDKAIADKLARVAAIHFLRQRLMIIGPPLPIRQDLFKKLLSSKVIEKAILDEARVKKISDKKASRSALLLMEEIATDISYEAVRFSDRILGWMWNRLYQGISVHNAQRVRKLAQAGHEIVYVPCHRSHMDYLLLSYVLYYQGLVPPHIAAGVNLNFWPAGPIFRRLGAFFIRRSFNGNKLYSTVFCEYLGELFSRGYSVEYFIEGGRSRTGRLLEPKTGILSITLQSMLRKGIRPITLVPVYIGYEHVMEVATYTKELRGAVKKKESLLQMIQGLRKLRNLGQGYVNFGEPLSLTDYLNHYAPDWRRSIDAVEAQRPSWLTPAVNDLASTIMIRINNAAAANAMNLCSTALLAARQFLLTAKQLLEQLDCYLQLLLHVPYTTEVTVPDKAPEELLNNALSMNKFQLKHDNGEDIITLSHEQAVLVTYYRNNIQHLLILPSLVASIVINHHGISRQEVIHQVALIYPMLKAELFLHYSQEQLPSVLNALCDELIRQQLINESHHQLMANPMRCYPLQLLAAGASDRLQRYAITFFLLSTHPSINRAELEKNSRLLAQGLSALSGINSPEFADKTGFSILIAKLREMGFISDKENKIASDVLAIYRMLSQLIAPEVKQSIENSNLLEKS encoded by the coding sequence ATGTCGGGTTGGCGTAAAATATACTACAAGTTACTGAATTTACCACTTAATGTTTTGGTAAAAAGCAAGCCGATTCCGGCAGATATGCTAACCGTATTAGGTTTAGATCCCTTATGTCCCATTCTGTATGTTTTACCCTATTATGCTAAAGCGGATTTGCTGACGTTACGAACGCAGTGTTTAGTGCGAGATTTACCTGATCCCTTAACGCCATTAGAAATAGCCGGCAGGCAACTTCCCCGTTATATTTGCCTTGCCAATGGCGCTAAAACGGCGCCTGACGGTCAGTTCAAAACGTTATTTCACCATTATTTGGATCTATATCAAGTTAATCCTAAATTGGATCTACAAATATTACCTGTTACGGTGATGTTTGGTCGTTCTCCTGGTCGTGAAAATAATAATCCTCCTTATTTCCGTCTATTAAAGGGATTGCGGAAATTTTTCACTTTGTTATGGCTAGGGCGTGATACTTTTGTGCACTTTTCTGCCAAAGTGTCATTGCGTGCCTTGGCAAATGAACATGGTCAAGATAAAGCCATCGCTGATAAATTAGCGCGGGTAGCGGCTATTCATTTTTTACGGCAACGTTTAATGATTATTGGGCCACCCCTGCCGATTCGGCAAGATTTGTTTAAAAAACTGCTCTCTTCTAAGGTGATTGAAAAAGCGATTTTGGATGAAGCGCGGGTAAAAAAAATCTCTGATAAAAAAGCATCGCGTTCTGCGCTGCTATTAATGGAAGAAATTGCCACTGATATTTCTTACGAAGCGGTGCGTTTTTCTGATCGTATATTGGGTTGGATGTGGAATCGTCTTTACCAAGGAATTAGTGTCCACAATGCGCAGCGGGTACGCAAATTAGCGCAAGCAGGGCATGAGATTGTTTATGTGCCTTGTCATCGTAGCCATATGGATTATTTATTGCTCTCTTATGTGCTTTATTATCAAGGTTTAGTACCCCCTCATATCGCCGCGGGAGTGAATCTAAATTTTTGGCCCGCGGGTCCTATCTTTCGCCGCTTAGGCGCGTTTTTTATTCGCCGTTCTTTCAACGGCAATAAACTTTATTCAACGGTATTTTGTGAGTATCTTGGCGAACTGTTTAGCCGTGGTTATTCGGTCGAATATTTTATCGAGGGGGGGCGCTCTCGGACTGGGCGTCTTTTGGAGCCAAAAACCGGGATCCTCTCCATTACACTTCAATCAATGTTACGGAAAGGGATCCGCCCTATCACATTAGTGCCGGTTTATATTGGCTATGAACATGTGATGGAAGTGGCGACCTATACGAAAGAATTGCGTGGCGCGGTCAAGAAAAAAGAAAGTCTCCTACAGATGATACAGGGTCTGCGAAAATTGCGTAATCTGGGTCAAGGTTACGTGAATTTTGGTGAGCCTTTGTCGTTGACCGATTATCTTAACCATTATGCGCCAGATTGGCGTCGATCTATCGATGCGGTAGAGGCTCAGCGCCCAAGTTGGCTGACACCGGCAGTGAATGACTTAGCCAGTACAATAATGATCAGGATTAATAACGCTGCGGCGGCTAATGCGATGAATTTGTGTTCAACGGCGCTGTTAGCGGCGCGCCAATTTTTGTTAACAGCAAAGCAATTGCTTGAACAACTTGATTGTTATTTGCAACTTCTTCTGCATGTGCCTTATACCACAGAAGTGACAGTGCCGGATAAAGCGCCGGAAGAATTACTCAATAATGCACTGAGTATGAATAAATTCCAGTTAAAGCATGATAATGGGGAAGATATTATTACTTTATCCCATGAGCAGGCGGTATTGGTGACTTATTATCGCAATAATATTCAGCATTTACTTATATTGCCTTCATTGGTTGCTAGCATAGTAATCAATCATCATGGGATCAGTCGGCAAGAGGTTATACATCAGGTGGCGCTGATTTATCCCATGCTGAAAGCGGAGTTATTTTTGCATTATAGTCAAGAGCAGCTTCCCTCCGTATTGAATGCTTTGTGTGATGAATTGATTCGCCAGCAATTAATCAATGAAAGTCATCACCAGCTGATGGCGAACCCGATGCGATGTTATCCATTACAATTATTGGCTGCTGGAGCCAGTGACAGGTTACAGCGCTATGCCATCACTTTTTTCTTGCTCAGTACTCATCCCTCGATCAATCGGGCAGAATTAGAAAAAAACAGCCGTTTGCTGGCACAAGGTTTATCCGCATTATCGGGTATTAATTCCCCTGAATTTGCTGATAAAACAGGGTTCTCGATATTGATCGCTAAGCTACGAGAAATGGGTTTTATCAGTGATAAAGAGAATAAAATAGCGAGCGATGTGTTAGCTATCTATCGTATGTTGAGCCAGTTGATAGCCCCTGAGGTAAAGCAGAGCATAGAAAATAGTAACTTGTTGGAGAAGAGCTAA
- a CDS encoding diacylglycerol kinase gives MKNKKTGLTRLYHASQYSLKGLLAVWKNEAAFRQETIVAIIAIILAYCLDFTTIERILLIGSIVLVIIVEIINSAIETAIDRIGSEQHPLSGQAKDIASAAVFLTILMAFFVWMSILI, from the coding sequence ATAAAAAATAAAAAAACGGGATTAACCCGCCTCTACCACGCTAGCCAATATTCGCTAAAAGGATTGCTAGCGGTGTGGAAAAATGAAGCCGCTTTTCGCCAAGAAACAATAGTAGCTATTATCGCCATTATATTAGCTTATTGCCTAGATTTTACGACAATAGAACGTATTTTATTAATAGGGTCGATTGTACTGGTTATCATTGTTGAAATAATAAATAGTGCGATTGAAACCGCTATCGATCGGATTGGCAGTGAACAGCATCCGCTCTCTGGCCAAGCAAAAGATATCGCCTCAGCAGCGGTTTTTCTGACTATTTTAATGGCTTTTTTTGTCTGGATGAGTATTTTGATTTAA
- a CDS encoding inner membrane protein YpjD, whose translation MPMFSILALIAYLFSLGLIIPSLLRKNSAYRRLALLFAVLALICHAAALKQQIFDVVDGSQNLTLLNIGSTVGLVVCSIMTIVASRGRVWFMLPIVYSFAMINLAFASLCPGEFMTHLEGTPTLFVHIGLALLGYATLIIAALYALQLAWLDYLLKHKKLVSTADMPPLMSIERQMFYITQIGVVLLSLTLFTGLFFKDNLFSEENRYKTLLSAIAWWIYIVLLWGHYYKGWRGRPVVGFSLVGAFFLTCAYFGSRLIQ comes from the coding sequence ATGCCAATGTTTTCGATTTTGGCTTTGATTGCCTATTTATTCAGTTTGGGATTAATTATCCCCAGTTTATTACGGAAAAATAGTGCCTACCGACGTTTGGCACTGCTTTTTGCTGTCTTAGCGTTAATTTGTCATGCTGCGGCGTTAAAACAACAGATTTTTGATGTGGTGGACGGTAGTCAAAATCTTACTTTACTTAATATTGGTTCTACCGTAGGGCTTGTTGTGTGCTCAATCATGACCATAGTGGCATCACGTGGGCGTGTGTGGTTTATGTTGCCGATTGTTTACAGCTTTGCCATGATTAATTTGGCTTTTGCTAGTTTGTGCCCTGGTGAGTTTATGACTCATTTAGAAGGGACGCCTACATTATTTGTCCATATTGGTTTGGCTTTATTGGGTTATGCTACTTTAATTATTGCTGCACTGTATGCTTTACAATTGGCTTGGCTTGATTATTTGTTGAAACATAAAAAGCTGGTTTCTACTGCCGATATGCCTCCTCTCATGAGTATTGAGCGTCAAATGTTTTATATCACGCAAATTGGGGTGGTGTTATTGAGCTTAACTTTGTTTACTGGACTCTTTTTTAAAGATAATTTGTTTAGTGAAGAAAATCGTTATAAAACATTATTATCTGCTATAGCTTGGTGGATTTATATTGTTTTATTGTGGGGGCATTATTACAAAGGCTGGCGGGGTCGCCCCGTGGTGGGGTTTAGCCTGGTGGGCGCATTTTTTTTGACTTGTGCCTATTTTGGTAGTCGCTTAATTCAATAA
- the degS gene encoding outer membrane-stress sensor serine endopeptidase DegS — translation MLFKLLRSIILGLIAAAILLLLYRSIKNNIHETIPVSYSRAVSLAAPAVVNVYNHSVGNLAQVPLTIRMLGSGVIMSDKGYILTNKHVINYAEKIIVALQDGRIYEASLVGSDALTDLAVLKIEADNLPVISINLNQVTHVGDVVLAIGNPYNLGQTITQGIISATGRVGLSDSGRQNFLQTDASINRGNSGGALVNSLGQLVGINTLSFDKSSNGEIPEGIGFAIPTALATKVMQKLIRDGRVIRGFIGITGDDYPQFNLTNANKKPIQGIKVNKILPEGPAAAAGIRIGDIILSVNDIRVISTIETMDQVAEIQPGTVIPVLILRDEQQIMLKIIISEYPDS, via the coding sequence ATGTTATTTAAATTATTACGCTCGATTATTTTAGGGCTGATTGCTGCCGCCATTCTATTACTTTTATACCGTAGTATAAAAAATAATATTCATGAAACCATTCCGGTTAGTTATAGCAGAGCGGTAAGCCTTGCAGCGCCCGCGGTGGTAAATGTTTATAATCATAGTGTAGGAAATTTAGCTCAAGTTCCTTTAACGATACGGATGTTGGGGTCTGGCGTCATTATGAGTGACAAAGGCTATATACTGACCAATAAACATGTTATCAATTACGCTGAAAAAATTATTGTTGCGTTACAAGATGGTCGTATATATGAAGCATCATTGGTTGGTTCAGACGCTTTGACAGATTTAGCGGTATTGAAAATTGAGGCAGATAATTTGCCGGTGATTTCAATTAACCTGAATCAGGTAACCCATGTTGGTGATGTCGTTTTGGCAATAGGTAATCCTTATAATCTAGGACAGACTATCACTCAAGGTATTATTAGTGCCACAGGTCGAGTTGGTTTGAGTGATTCTGGTCGACAAAATTTTTTACAAACGGATGCTTCAATTAATCGCGGCAATTCCGGCGGAGCCTTAGTCAATAGCTTAGGTCAGTTAGTTGGTATCAATACATTATCATTTGACAAAAGCAGTAATGGTGAGATCCCGGAAGGCATCGGTTTTGCTATCCCTACGGCTTTGGCAACTAAGGTGATGCAAAAATTGATTCGTGATGGAAGGGTAATACGTGGTTTTATTGGTATTACCGGCGACGATTATCCACAGTTTAATTTAACTAATGCTAATAAAAAACCGATACAAGGCATTAAAGTGAACAAAATTTTGCCTGAGGGCCCCGCTGCTGCTGCGGGGATCCGGATTGGAGATATTATTCTTAGCGTAAATGATATCCGCGTTATTTCTACAATAGAAACGATGGATCAGGTGGCAGAAATACAACCTGGTACTGTTATACCGGTGCTGATATTACGTGATGAACAACAAATTATGTTGAAAATAATCATTAGTGAATATCCTGATAGTTGA
- a CDS encoding YheV family putative zinc ribbon protein gives MTTRKRFIAGAICPHCHALDTLALWREEQAGVAMVKCVKCDYYQRQPDKKASKTIHVDEKIIGMFHVF, from the coding sequence ATGACAACACGTAAAAGGTTTATCGCTGGTGCAATTTGCCCACATTGTCATGCGTTAGATACATTAGCGTTGTGGCGAGAAGAGCAGGCTGGTGTCGCAATGGTAAAGTGTGTGAAATGTGATTATTACCAGCGTCAGCCGGATAAAAAAGCGAGTAAAACCATTCATGTTGATGAAAAAATAATAGGGATGTTTCATGTCTTTTGA
- the kefB gene encoding glutathione-regulated potassium-efflux system protein KefB yields MEDSGLLTAILLFLFAAVVAVPIAQRLGIGGVLGYLIAGIAIGPWGLGFIHDVDEILHFAELGVVFLMFIIGLELKPAKLWQLRRSIFGVGAGQVVITALILGALLYYSDFAWQAAVIGGIGLATSSTAMALQLMREKGMNRNEGGQLGFSVLLFQDIAIIPALALIPLLAGCHGAVENDWGKISLKMAAFAGMLIGCRYLLRPLFSYIVASGAREVFTAAALLVVLGSALFMDMLGLSMALGTFIAGVLLAESEFQHELEIAIEPFKGLLLGLFFISVGMALDVGVLFVHFFIILMGVIALVSIKIAVLWALSSILTLNRSVRLQFSTVLSQGGEFAFVLFSAAFSQKVLTADQLALLLVVVTLSMMTTPLLMKGIDWMLVRRYNEQEENDEKPFVEDNDPQVIIVGFGRFGQVIGRLLMANKMRITVLERDVSAVSMMRKYGYKVYYGDATQLDLLRAAGAEKAKAIVITCDEPEDTMELVRLCQQYFPNLCIFARARGRVEAHELLQSGVDNFARETFSSALELGRKTLLALGMHPHQAYRVQQHFRRLDMRMLRELMPQHHGDVAQISRVKEARRELEDIFQRDMQDEQRQFADWDK; encoded by the coding sequence ATGGAAGATTCGGGGTTATTAACGGCTATCTTATTATTTTTATTTGCGGCGGTGGTGGCCGTTCCTATCGCCCAACGTTTGGGGATTGGGGGGGTATTAGGTTATTTGATAGCGGGGATAGCGATCGGGCCTTGGGGATTAGGTTTTATCCATGATGTTGATGAAATTTTGCATTTTGCTGAGCTTGGTGTGGTTTTTTTGATGTTTATCATTGGACTAGAACTTAAACCGGCGAAGCTCTGGCAGCTTAGACGCTCGATATTTGGTGTAGGTGCTGGCCAGGTGGTGATCACTGCTTTGATCTTGGGTGCGTTGCTTTATTATAGCGATTTTGCTTGGCAGGCGGCGGTCATTGGTGGCATCGGTCTAGCGACTTCTTCTACCGCAATGGCGCTACAGTTGATGCGTGAAAAAGGAATGAATCGCAACGAAGGGGGGCAGCTTGGATTTTCAGTCTTATTATTTCAAGATATAGCGATAATTCCTGCATTGGCATTGATTCCTCTTTTGGCGGGATGTCATGGGGCCGTCGAGAACGATTGGGGTAAAATTAGCCTGAAAATGGCCGCTTTTGCTGGGATGCTGATCGGTTGTCGTTATCTGTTACGCCCTTTATTTAGTTATATCGTGGCGTCCGGTGCACGTGAAGTGTTTACCGCTGCTGCTCTCTTGGTGGTCTTAGGCTCGGCATTATTTATGGATATGTTGGGTTTATCGATGGCATTAGGGACTTTTATTGCCGGTGTTTTATTAGCAGAAAGTGAATTCCAACATGAATTAGAAATTGCTATTGAGCCTTTTAAAGGGTTGTTACTCGGGCTGTTTTTTATTTCTGTTGGGATGGCGCTAGATGTAGGCGTGCTTTTTGTTCATTTTTTTATCATATTGATGGGTGTGATTGCACTGGTTTCTATTAAAATTGCGGTGCTTTGGGCTTTATCGAGTATTTTAACGTTAAATCGTTCGGTACGATTGCAGTTTTCCACGGTACTGAGTCAGGGAGGAGAATTTGCATTTGTTCTATTTTCTGCGGCATTTAGCCAAAAAGTGCTGACGGCAGATCAATTGGCGCTGTTATTGGTGGTGGTGACGCTGTCGATGATGACGACGCCGCTGTTGATGAAGGGAATTGATTGGATGTTGGTGCGTCGCTATAACGAGCAGGAAGAAAACGATGAAAAGCCCTTTGTAGAAGATAATGATCCACAGGTGATTATTGTCGGTTTCGGTCGTTTTGGGCAGGTGATAGGGCGTTTATTAATGGCAAATAAGATGCGCATTACTGTATTAGAGCGTGATGTTAGTGCCGTTAGTATGATGCGTAAATATGGTTATAAGGTTTATTATGGCGATGCCACGCAACTAGATTTATTACGTGCCGCTGGTGCTGAAAAAGCAAAAGCCATCGTTATCACCTGTGATGAACCGGAAGATACGATGGAATTGGTTCGCCTCTGTCAGCAATATTTTCCGAATTTATGTATTTTTGCTCGCGCCCGTGGCCGGGTGGAGGCACATGAGTTGTTGCAATCTGGCGTAGATAATTTCGCCCGTGAAACTTTCTCTAGCGCTTTGGAATTGGGTCGTAAAACGTTATTAGCGTTAGGAATGCATCCTCATCAGGCTTATAGAGTACAGCAACATTTTCGTCGTTTGGATATGCGAATGCTACGCGAATTGATGCCACAGCATCATGGGGATGTCGCTCAGATTTCTAGAGTAAAAGAAGCGCGGCGTGAATTAGAAGATATTTTTCAGCGAGACATGCAAGATGAACAACGGCAATTTGCTGATTGGGATAAATGA
- the kefG gene encoding glutathione-regulated potassium-efflux system ancillary protein KefG has protein sequence MLPMPKILLLYAHPESQNSVANKILLQSAAKLAHVTVHDLYACYPEFFIDVCHEQQLLRDHQFIVFQHPLYTYSCPTLLKEWFDRVLSRGFASGVGGNALRGKYWRSVITTGEPEGSFYRDYDNRYLMEDILQPFKFIASMCHMHWIMPMIVYCARRLAPAMLHRHAKEYVQWLQSPLSISVSTGKK, from the coding sequence ATGTTACCGATGCCTAAAATTTTATTATTGTATGCTCATCCCGAATCACAAAATTCGGTGGCTAATAAAATTTTATTACAATCCGCGGCGAAGTTAGCGCATGTTACTGTGCATGATCTCTACGCTTGTTACCCCGAATTTTTTATTGATGTTTGTCACGAACAACAACTATTGCGTGACCATCAATTCATTGTATTTCAACATCCTTTGTATACTTATAGCTGTCCAACTTTATTAAAAGAATGGTTTGACCGCGTATTATCTCGGGGTTTTGCCAGTGGCGTAGGTGGCAATGCTCTGCGAGGAAAATATTGGCGGTCGGTGATCACTACCGGTGAACCTGAGGGCAGCTTTTACCGCGACTATGATAACCGGTATCTGATGGAAGATATTTTGCAGCCTTTTAAATTTATTGCATCGATGTGTCATATGCATTGGATCATGCCGATGATTGTTTATTGTGCTCGCCGGTTAGCGCCAGCGATGTTGCATCGACATGCTAAGGAGTACGTTCAATGGTTACAGTCCCCACTATCCATCTCTGTATCTACGGGAAAAAAATAA